In the Mesorhizobium sp. M1D.F.Ca.ET.043.01.1.1 genome, GATTATGATCTTGTTCTGGTTCGCCACGTTTCCGATGCCCTGCTTCGATAGCAAAGCAGCGTAGTCGGCAGCGTCGCTAGTGTCAGCCCCGTTGAACAGCAAAAAGGCAGGCCCCCGTGGGTGCCTGCCTTTTTGATTTCCGAGAGGAATGCTACGCGGCGGCGGCCTGGTTCGCATTGGCCGCGGCGGCGATCGCGTCGACCTTGGCGGTTGCCTTGGCGAGCGCGGCGGCAACCGCGTCAGCGCCCATGCCGACGCCTTCGACACGGATGACTTCCACATCGGTCATGCCCAGGAAGCCGAGCACGCCGCGCAGATAGGGGATGGCGTGGTCCATCTGGACCGCGGCGCCTTCGGAATAGATGCCGCCTGAAGCGAGCACGATATAGACCTTCTTGCCGCTGACGAGACCCTTCGGGCCGCCTTCGCCATAGGAGAAGGTCTTGCCGGAGCGGGCAATATGGTCGACCCACGACTTCAGCGTCGAGGAGATACCGAAATTGATGAAGCCGGTGGCGAGGATGACAGTGTCTGCGGCGAACAACTCGTCCAGCGCGGCGTCGGATACGCTGACGACCTCGGCCTGGCGCGCGGTGCGCGCCTCGACGGGCGTATAGATGCCGGTCGAGTAGTCGGGATCGATGTGCGGCAGCGGGTTGGCAACGAGGTCGCGCACGACCAGCCTAGCCGATGGATCGGCGGCAAGCAGTTTTTGCGCGAGATCGGTGGCGACGTGAGTGGAATGCGAAGCGGCGCCGCGCGGGCTGGAGGTAACAAGCAGAATAGACATGGCGGTGTCCCCTTGGGGTTGGATTGAACTTTCCCCGCCAATATGGGATTGCCGATCCATCAGCAAAACTGCTATAATTTGTATAGTATCCATCTATAAAATGGATTGATAATGCAGCCAAATCCGACGCTCGACCAGCTTCAGATCCTGGTGGCGGTGGCCGAAACGGGCAGTTTCTCGGCTGCCGGGCGCAAGCTCAACCGTGCGCAATCGGTGATCAGCTACGGTATCGCCAATCTCGAAGCGCAGCTTGGGCTGAAGCTGTTCGAACGCGAAGGCACGCGCGAACCGCAACTGACCGAGATCGGCCGCGCGATGCTGGAGGATGCGCGGCGCATGATCGGCGTGCTGCAGCGCATCCGTTCGCGGGTCGACGGGCACCATCAGGGGTTGGAGGCCGAAGTCGCGCTCTCGGTCGATGCAACGCTGCCCTCGCCGGTGCTGGTTCGGGTGCTGAAGGCGTTCGAGGCGCAGTTTCCGGCCGTGATGCTGCGCCTGCATATCGGCTCGCTCGGCGTGATCCCCGATCATGTCGTCAGCGGGCAGGCCGATCTCGGCATAGGCGGGCTGCTGGGCGAGGTCGACGTCCGCCTCGTGCGCATCGGCTTCATGTCGATAGTGCTGGCTGCTGCGCCCAGTCACCCGTTGGCGCTATTGCCAAAGCCGGTGGCGATCGAGGATGTGCGCGAACATACCCAGCTGGTCGTCAGCGACCAGTCCGAGCGCACCAAGGGGCGCGACTTTGGCGTCTTCGCCTACCGCACCTGGCGGCTGACGGATCCGCGTACCAAGCATACGTTGATGCGCGAAGGGCTGGGCTGGGGCGGGCTGCCGCGTTGGTTGATTGCCGATGATCTAGCCAGCGGCCGGCTGGTGGAACTCGACCTTGAGCCCTTCAGAGAGGTGCGCACGTCGCTTTATGCCATGCACCGCAACGATCGTAGCCCGAAGCCGGTGGCTGCCTGGCTGATCGACCAGTTCAAACGGCAGCTCGGCTGCTTCAACGAGATGGAGCCGGGCGCGTGGACGGAGGAGGAGCCGGAGACAGGCCGTCCATGAGCGCCAGCAGAACGGTCCGATAGTCCTTCGCCGATGCGCCGGCCTCAATGGCCAAAGCCGCCCGATCGAAGGCGGCGGCCAGCAGGGCGGTCAGCGCTTCGGCCGGCAGCTTGATCACCGACTGCGCGCGCATTGCCGCGACCAGACCCTCGCGTAGCGAGCGGTTGCCGTGGCGGTTGTCGATCTCGTCCATGGCGGCGCGACCGAGCACGGCCGGTCCATCGATCAGCAACATCCGGGTGCGGCCGGGCTCGCGCATGGCAGCAAGATAGGCATCGGAGCCGGCGATTAGCGCCTCGCGCGCGGACAGAGAGTCCGGGGATGCGTGATCGACTTCGGCGGCGACCATCGCGGCCTCCTGCTCGACCACGGCGGCGAACAGCGCCTGCTTGTCGGCAAAGTGATGGTAGAGCGCCCCGCGCGTGACGCCTGCGGCGGCGACGATCTCCGGCGTGCCGGTCTCGGCATAGGATTTTTCGGTGAACAGCTTTCGTGCCGCCCGGATCAGGTCGGCGCGTGTCGCCTCGGTGCGATCGCGGTTGGAGCGGCGCGCGGTTTCTTGTTGCATACATACAGCCTGTATGTTAATTGCATTTACATGCAGACTGTATGTTATGTAGCAGGAGAAGAAAAGATGAGGACGACGAGCTATTATCCGGTGCTGATGACGGGCGATGTCGCCGGCACGGCGGCCTTTTACGTCGGGCATTTTCGCTTCAAGCCGCTGTTTGCGAGCGATTGGTATGTCCATCTCCAATCGGCAGAGGATCGTCGCGTCAATCTCGGCATCGTCCAGGGCGACCACGAGACGATCCCGGAGGAGGGACGGGGACGCACGTCCGGCCTGCTGATCAATTTCGAGGTCCGCAATCCCGACGCGGTCTATGAGCGTGTCGTCGCCGCCGGCCTGCCGATCCTGTCCCCGCTGCGCGACGAGCCTTTCGGTCAGCGCCACTTCATCACCAAGGATCCGAACGGCGTGCTGATCGACGTCATCAAGCCGATCCCGCTCAGCCCCGAATTTCGGGCGCAATTTGTCGAAGGATCGTCCGCCAGTTAGAACGTTTCAGCGATTCATAGTTTCGCCGAACCGCTCTAAGTATCTGTTTTTACGCAATTCCGGACGAAAAACCGTTACACACTTTTCCTGGAATTGCTCTAGGGAATGGCGATGACGGCCGCCTAGCTGTTCCGCGCCACCGGCGTTACGACCACCTGGCTGACGCCGCTGCGGCGCACGACGGTGCAGAGCGTCTCGCGGCCGATGCGTTCGGCATCGAGCATGCGCACCAGGTCATCGACGCCGGTGACGGGCCGGCCGTCGATGGCCGCGATGATGTCGCCCTCCTTCAGCCCGGCCTTGGCGGCGGGACCGTTCCTCTCGACGCTGCGCAGGCGCACCGCGGTGTTGGTGGTCACCTGCGACAAGAGTGCCGCACGGCGCGGCAGGTTGGTCGTATCGGCGGAGACGCCGATGAAGGCGCGGCGCACGCGGCCGAAGCGGATGATCTCGGAGATGACGAAGTTGGCGGTGTTGGAGGCGACCGCGAAGGCAATGCCCTGCGCGCCGTGGATCATGGCGGTGTTGACGCCGATCACCTCGCCGGCCGAGGACACCAGCGGCCCGCCGGAATTGCCGGCGTTCAGGGCGGCATCCGTCTGGATGACGTCGTCGATCAGCCGGCCGGTCGAGGCGCGCATCGAGCGGCCGAGCGCCGAGACGACGCCGGCGGTGACCGTCCATTCGAAGCCCAGCGGATTGCCGATCGCGATCGCGATCTGGCCGCGTCTGAGGCGTTTGGAATCACCGAGCGGCGCGACGTCGGCGAAGCTGCCGTCGGCGCGCACCAGCGCAATGTCGGTGTCGGGGTCGCGGCCAAGCACGTGACCCTCGCGGGCGGCGCCATCCGGCATCGTGACGCGCACGGCGCGCGCGTCGCCGACGACATGGAAGTTGGTGACGACAAGCCCGTCCTGCGCGATCACGAAGCCGGAACCGTGGCCGCCGGCGCCGATGCGCTCGATGCGGCAGACGGCCGGGCCGATACGATCGACCGCGTCGGCGACGGATGACGAATAGGCATCGAGCAAGGTGTCGTCGGATGGAATTTTTTCGGCCGCTAACGCCATCGGTGTGTTCCCATGTGATCTTGCGGAATGATGACTATATGTGCGGAGCGGGCACGACCGCCGCGACCTGACCATGTGGCCAGTCAGGCCGGCCACTAGCCGTCAGGCGAGTACCCCCGACGGCGCTGCGGAGCGATATTTGGGTTACCGAACCCAGGAGATATTCTTATGAGCATCAATCTCAGTGCCTTTTCCGATGCGATCGCCGATGTCGCGGCCGCCGCCGCTCCGGCAGTGGCGAGTTTCGTCACGCATCACCACCGCACCGCGAGCGCCTTCCATTGGCGCGACGGCTTCTTTATCGCCGCCGAGGAAGCGGTCGAGGCCGGCGAGGAGGTCGAGCTGACGCTGGCCTCGGGTGAAAACGTCAAGGCCGAGCTCGTCGGCCGTGATCCGTCGACGGGCGTTGCCCTGCTGAAGCCAGCATCCGCCGCTGCCAGTCTGCCGCAACTGCCTCAAGGTGCCGCAGTGCGCCCCGGCCATGTGGCGATCGCCGTCGGCAACAGCGAGGGAGCAGCGCTTGCCGTGTTGGGCACGGTCGGCGAAGTCGGGCCGGCATGGCGCTCGATGCGCGGCGGCACGATCGACCGACGCATCAACCTCGCCATCAACACCGGGGGCCGCTTCGAGGGCGGTCCGGTGCTCGACGCCAAGGGCGGTCTGATCGGCATGCTGCTGTTCGGGCCGCGCCGGCGGGCGCTCGTCATGCCCTACGAGACAATCGAGCGCGCGGTGGCGACGCTGCGCGAGAAAGGCCATGTCGTGCGCGGCTATCTCGGCGCCGGGCTGCATCCGATCCGCAACGGCGACACGCGGGGCGCCATGGTGATGAGCCTCGACGACAGCGGCCCGGCGAAAGCCGCCGGCCTGCATGTCGGCGACATCATCGTCGCCTGGAACGGCGAGGCGGTGCAGGGACCGCGCGAGCTGATCCGCAGGCTCGGGCCGGACAGCGCCGGCACGGCCGTGACGCTCGGCATCCTGAGCGGCGGCGTTCAGCACGACGTTTCGATCACCATCGGCGAAAAACCGCTGAGCTGAGAGGGGCTATGGCAACCAGCGCAGCGCAGACGATCGCGAGACCGGAGCCGGCGACCCACCGGCTGACGGCGCTGATCGCGCTCGGCGACGCCGGGCGCGCCGAGCAGCTGGCCGACGCGCTTGCGGCGAGCGACGACCTGCTGCCGGTGATTGCCGGAAGCAGCATGGGTCAAACGGCGGATGTCGCCTTGGTCGACGAGGCTGCCTTGGAAAGCCGCGCCGTGAGCCCGGCAACGCCCAGCGTGCTGCTCTCGCGGCGCGCCGGCCACGAACGGTCGGCCGGCAATGTGTTTGCGACGCTGCCTGCCTCTGCCGACAGCCTGCTGATTGCAGCCGCTTTGCGCCTGGCGGCGTCCGGCTATCGCATCAGCAGGGCAGGGCAGTCAGAGGCACATGGCGATTTCCATGGCGAACTTTCCGAGGACGAGGCGACCGACGACAACCAGGTCCGCGCGGCGTTGTCGCCGCGCGAGGCGGAAGTCCTGGCGCTGCTGGCGGAAGGCGCGCCCAACAAGGTGATCGCCCGGCGGCTCAACATTTCCGTCCATACGGCGAAGTTCCATGTCGCCGCGATCCTGATCAAGCTTGGCGCCGCCAACCGCACCGATGCCATCGCCACAGCGATGCGACAAGGACTGGTGCTGGTATAGACTTCGCCGGCGCCGCCTTTCAGGACGACGCAGCGTAATCTCGTTCAGGCGCCTGGGGCCTTGCGCCAGGGCTATCCGCCGCGCAAGTTGCCTCCTTCGTTGAAGAGGGAGGCAAAGGATGTCGCTCAAGGGTAAGACGCTGTTCATCTCGGGCGGGTCGCGCGGCATTGGGCTGGCGATCGCGCTGCGCGCGGCGCGCGACGGCGCCAATGTGACGATCGCGGCCAAGACCGCCGAGCCGCATCCGAAGCTGCCGGGCACGATCTACAGCGCGGCCGAAGAGATCGAGCAGGCCGGCGGCAAGGCGCTGGCGGTGCTGTGCGACATCCGCGAGGAGGCGCAGGTGGCCGACGCGGTGGCGAAAACCGTGGAGCGGTTCGGCGGCATCGACATCTGCGTCAACAATGCCAGCGCCATCCAGCTCACCGGCACGCTGGAGACCGACATGAAACGCTACGATCTGATGCACCAGATCAACACGCGCGGCACGTTCCTGGTGTCCAAAATGTGCATTGCGCATCTGAAGTTGGCGAAGAATCCTCATATTCTGAATCTGGCGCCGCCGCTCGACATGAAGGCCAAATGGTTCAAGAACCATGTCGCCTACACCATGGCCAAGTTCGGCATGTCGATGTGCACGCTCGGCATGAGCGCCGAGTTCGCCGAAGCCGGCATCGCCGTCAATTCGCTGTGGCCGATCTCGACCATCGACACGGCTGCCGTGCGCAATCTCTTGGGCGGCGCGACGGTGGCGGCGATGAGCCGTTCGCCCGACATCATGGCCGATGCGGCGCACGCGATCTTCCTGCGGCCGTCACGCCAGGCGACCGGCAATTTCTACATCGACGAGGAGGTGCTTCGCGCCGAAGGCGTCACGGATTTTTCGGTCTATGCGCCTAGCGGAACTGATCAGCTCGCAGGTGATTTTTTCGTTCCCGACGAGGTGTTCGCGAACTCGCAGACGAAGGTCAAGAGGATCTACTGACGAGCCGCAAACGTCTCACTCGGCCTCCGCCTTCTTGCCCTTCGCCAGCGCCATCACCCGGTCGATATAGGCCAGCATAAGCGCCGAGAAGACGAAGGCCAGATGCATGACGGTCAGCCACATGAGCTGATCGCTTGTGTAGGAAGCGTGGTTGAGGAAGACCTGAAGCAGGTGGATGGAGGAGATCGCGACGATGGTCGAGGCGACCTTGACCTTCAGCGAGCCGACGTCGATCGTGCCGAGCCAATGGACCTCGCCGTCCTGCGCGTCGAAGCGGCTGACGAAATTCTCGTAGCCCGAAATGATCACCATCACCACCAGCGAGGCGACTAGGGCGGCATCGATCAGGCCAAGCATCTTCAGGATCGTATCGGTGTCGCCGAGCGTGAAAACGCTCATCACGAACTCGTAGAGCTTCTTGCCGAAGGACAGCGCGTAGGTCGCGAGCGCCAGGCCGAGCCCCAGATAGAAGGCGACCAGCAGCCAGCGCGAGGCAAGGATGACGGATTCGATGGCGAGTTCGAGGCGCTTCATGACGTGTTCCGGGCTGGTTTCGCTTTGATCACTTGTCTTTGCGCAATTCCGGACGGAAAACAGCTGCGCACTTTTCCTGGAATTGCTCTGCGGGGTCGGTCCGTATTTCGGGCAGACGGCCCCTGTTTTCAAGGCAAGAAAAGCCCCGCCGGAGAGGGGGCGCCGGCGGGGCTCATGTGTCCCGCTGGAGTCGGGACAGGGCAGGGAACGCCCTGATTGGAATCTGGGCGCCGCAATGCGGCGATTCAATGAGCGCGGCAGGGCAAGCGGGACAATTCTTCTTCACTTTTCAAGAATGAGGCCCATCCGGATCCGGACGGGCCTCCTCTTCTCGCTCTGATTCCGAAAATCGGCTCAGGATTTTGAAATCATTGCTCGTTGTTGCTCGCCACCGGCGCCACCAGCGAGGTGATGCGGCGGATGGCGACACGGCGGTTCTCCCGGTTCGGGCCGGACGTATTCACCTTGAGGTACTCCTCGCCATAGCCCTGCGTGGTAAGGTTCTCGGCAGGGATGCCGAAGGCATTGGTCAACGCCTCGGCGACCGACTCGGCGCGCCGGTCCGACAGCGCGAGGTTGGCGTCGGGCGTGCCGACGGCGTCGGTGTGGCCCTCGATGAGGAAGGTTTCCGCCGGATTCTTCTTCAGCAGCTTCTCCATCGCGGTGGCCACGCCTTCGAGCTTCTGCACCTCCTCATCGGAGATCGTGGCCGAGCCGAAGTCGAAGTTCAGCGTGTCGAGATCGATGCGGCGGGCGATGTCGCGCACGCGGGCCGAGCGCTTGACCTCGTCTATCGAATAGAGGCGCTGCACCCTCTCCACCGGCGGCTGCTCGAGGAAGGTGTAGTACTCGTCCGGATCCTCGACTTCCTCCGAATCCAGGATGTAGTCCCGGCGCGAGATATCGAGCCGCATAGGCGGCAGGTCGTCGCCCGGATCACGCCAGTCGTCGACATTCTGGTAGTACCGCTCGTCGACATAGCTCAGCACATATTCGCGTCCGTCCGGCATGATGCGCGAACGCTGGACGACATCGCCATTGCGGTTGCGGATGGTGACGATCCTGACGCCGTTGTCGCGTTCCACGATTTCGCGGGTGCGGCCACGCGGCAGATCCTCGTAATAGACATCCCTGGCGCCGCGGGTGATGCGAGGCGCCTCGTTGCTCTCGACGATCGTCTGGTTGTTGAACTGGACGATCACGCGGTCGCCGAACTGCTTGACCACGTCCGCGCCCTGCGGCCGGCGGCGATCGCGCACCACCTGCTCGGGCGTAAGCTCGATCCGCTTGCCCTTTTCTTCCGTCACCGGAACAATCTTCTCGGGCGCGATTGCCTGCTGTGCCGCCTTGTCGTCGGTGGGCGGCGGTCCTTGGTCGACCGGCGCCGGCTTCGGGGCCTGAGCCTGTTCGCCAGTCTGCTGTTCGGTCTGGGTGCCAGTTTGGCCGGTGCCACCTTGCTCAACGCCGGCCTGGCCGTTCTCGGTCTGGCCGGTCGGCTGGCGGCCCTTGCGCTTGCGCACCACATCCTTCTGGCTGTCGAAGAGGGGGGCCTCGTTCGCATTGGCAGGGGCTTCGCCCTGTGCGGCGGCGCCGGCATTCGCGCCGCCTTGGGCCGGCTGCTCGCCGGTAGCAGGCTGGCCGCCAGTCGTTGCCTGGCCTTCGCCGAAGGGCTGCTTGGTCGAAGGTTGCTCTCCCGTCACCGCTTGACCGGTGCCGGGCTGCTCACCGAAGGCCTTCTTGCGCTTCTTCGTCTTGTCCAGAGGCTGTTCGCCCTCGGCCGGTGCAGCCTGCTGATTGTTCTGCTGCGGTTCGGCCTGCTGCGCCGGCTCGCCTGCAGGGGCTTCGGTCTTCGGCGTCTGCTCGGTCGGGGCGGTTTCAGTCTGTTGCTGCTGATCGCGCTTCTTCTTGCGCAGCTTGTCCTGCGGCAAGTTGTCGTTGGCGGGCGCCGCCTGCTCGGCTGGCTGCTCGGCCGGCGCGGTCTCGGTCTGTTGCTGCTGGTTGCGCTTCTTCTTGCGCGGCTGGAGCTGCTGCTCGTCGGCCGCAGGCTGGCCGCCCTGATCGGCCGGCGCCGCCTCGATCTGCTGCTGCTGGTCGCGTTTCTTCTTGCGCGGCTGGAGCTGCTGCTCGTCGGCCGCGGGCTGGCCGCCCTGATCGGCCGGCGCCGCCTCGATCTGCTGCTGCTGGTCGCGTTTCTTCTTACGCGGCTGGAGCTGCTGCTCGTCGGCCGCAGGCTGGCCGCCCTGATCGGCCGGCGCCGCCTCGATCTGCTGCTGCTGGTCGCGCTTCTTCTTGCGCGGCTGGAGCTGCTCGGCCGGCGCTGCCTGCTCGGCCTGGCCGGTATCCATCTGCTGCTGGTCCTGCCGCTTCCGGCGCGGCTTCTGCTCGGGCTCGGCGGGCTGCTCGGCCGGGGCCGATTCCGTCTGCTGTTGCTGCTCGCGTTTCTTTCTCTTCGGCTGCTGGGCTTCCCCCTGCTGGCCGCCTTGCGCACACTCCTCCGCCGACTGGCCTTCGGCGCAGTTCGACTGCGCCAGGATAAGCGGCGCTCCCCGCGAGGCGCCGAAATCGGCTTGCAGCGGATACGCGCCCAACGGCGCGGATGCCATAAGCAGGCCGATTGCCGTACCCGCCAGAATCCGTGGTTGGCGTTTCATATCAATTTTCTCCTAGTAGGGTCCCATCCCTGCCCAAACTTTCATCAACCACAATTGGTTCCGTCAGGCATTGGCGGCAGCCAAGGATGCCCGGCCGGCCTTTTGAAGGCAATTTCGTGTTTTTCTAATGTTGATACTGGGTCAGTGCGACAGCAACGCTTGACCGGAAGGCCGCGGAGGGCCAAATCCAGCCGCATGACGGCACCGTTCTGGAAAACCAAGACGCTCGAGGCGATGACCCCGGCCGAGTGGGAATCACTCTGCGACGGCTGCGGCAAATGCTGCCTGTCCAAGCTCGAGGACGAGGATACGGGCGAAATCTTTTGGACGAGCGTGGGTTGCCGGCTCTTCGATGCCGAGAAATGCCTTTGCTCCGACTATGCCAACCGACTGGCGCGCGTGCCCGATTGCGTCGGGCTGACGCCGCAGAACGTGCGCACCATGACCTGGCTGCCCAAGACCTGCGCCTACCGGCTGGTGGCCGAGGGACACGATCTCTATTGGTGGCACAGGCTGGTTTCGGGAAGCGCGGAGACCGTGCATGAGGCCGGTATTTCGATCCGCGGCCGGGTGAAGGCCAAGGAAACCGATCTGGCCGAGCCGGACGACTATTTCGACTATATACTGGACGACGAACCGTGAGGGTTCGCATTTTGACGACGAACCCTGACGGGTTCGCGTTTTGACGACGAACCCTAGGGGTTCGCGTCTTGATGACGGACTTTAAGGGGAACCGGGCGCAGCCGTGGCGCGTTTCCGGCTCCGGATTTTGAAGTGAACGGGGATGGATCAGCGAGGACTTTGCCTTTCCTTCCACATGAACCGGGCATGAACGGCCGGTTCGCGGAAAGTTCAGACACGAAGTGGCATTTTGCAATCATTGGTTCGCCAATCATCAATTCAAGGGCCAGAGGCCCACAACAAGGAGAGAGACGATGTTCAACCAGATCAAGACGGCAGCCCTTTCGGCCCTTGTCGGCCTCGGCACGCTCGGCGCCATCCCGGCGGCGCACGCGGACAGCCTCTATCTCGGCTTCGGCAACGGCCCTGATCCCCGTTTCGGCGTCTACACCGGCGAAGATGATGACGGCTATTATCGTCGCGATCGCGAATGGCGCCGCCGCGGCTGCTCGCCGGACCGTGCGCTCGACAAGGCTGAGCGCATGGGCCTGCATCGCGTCCGCATCGTCGACATCAACCGGCGCACGGTGAAGGTCGCCGGCCGCCAGTATGGCGACCGCGTGGTGGTGGTCTTCGCCAACGAGCGCGGCTGCCCGATCATCTATCGCTAAGGCCCGGGCATGACCTTCTGGGAAGGTCAGCCCCCGAGGATGATCCTCTGAGGATCTCCTATCAGTAGCGGAGCCCCTTCAATGAGAAGCGCGCGGCTCGAAAAAACCCCGGAGGATCGATCCTCCGGGGTTTTTGCTGTCGGATTCCGAAACACCGGTCGGGCCGAGATCACTTCAGCTCGAACGTGACCGTGACCTGGACGGAGTAGGAGTTCTCGCCGGCCTGCACGGGAACGGCGGCGCGGGCGGCATCGAAGGCCTTGGCGTTCATCGGCATCGGCACCGGCGCGACATTCTGGTCGGTGATCTCGATCACCCTGCCGAGGCTGACGCCGGCGGCCTCGGCGAGCGTCTTGGCCTTGGCGATCGCATCCGCAACCGCCTTCTTGCGCGCCTCGACGATGGCGGCTTTCGGATTGTCATTGGTGAAGGCGATGCCGCCGCCCTGGTTGACGCCGAGCGACACCGCCTTGTCGAGGACGTCGCCGGTCTTGTCGACGTCGCGCACGCGCACCGACAGCGTGTTCGTCACCTGGTAGGCGACGAGCTCGGCTTCCTGGCTGCCGTCCGCCTTGTTGGTGTAGTTGTAGCGCGGGTTGATCTGGATGCCTGCCGTCTGCAGGTCGCGATCGGCGATACCGGCCGATTTCATCGCCGCGATCACCGCCGCCATGGCGTCGTTGTTGGCATCGAGCGCGGCGCGCGCCGTCTTGGCCTCGCGCATGACGCTGAGCGTCAGCATTGCCATATCCGGCGCCACGGTCGCTTCACCTTCGCCAGAAACGACGATGCGGGGTGGAAGCGGCGAATCGGCCGCGCTTGCAAATGCCGGAAACGCGAGCGCTGCGGCGAGCGCCATGGGCAAAAGATGTCTGGTCATCGAAATCTCCTCGGTCTGCGAACCAGTCGCGTTTTGGCAACTAGAGCGCGAATATGGGCTGATTTGGGCGGGCGTGGCCGGCGCCTTCGGAAAGCCTTGTGTCGCGAGGCGAAAAACACTAAGCCAGCCCGCGTGGGGCCTGTAGCTCAATGGTTAGAGCCGGCGGCTCATAACCGCTTGGTTGGGGGTTCGAGTCCCTCCGGGCCCACCATTATCGTTATTTATCAATGGTTTATGGACCGGTTCGCCAAAAGGTTCGCCAGGCTGTGGTTTGCGCGTCATCCCTAGAGGACGGGAGCCGCTCCGAACGCCGTGGAGGGTCGTTGCCCCTGCCGAAGAAATCGCGCGGTTGGGTTCCGGCGCGCGCCAATTCGCTCGGTTGTCATGCGGCTAAGGCAGTCTGGGACCCGTGCGTAGCGGCACGGCGGTGCGCCTCCCTTTTTTTGCGGCTTGTCTTACCTCAATATCCACGGTGGCGGTCTACGAGACCGACTAGTGGCTGTCCGGCCTGATGCCGGCGGATATTGTTTATCACCACCTCTGACTGAGAAACTTATCCATCTCGGCTTTACCGGCGAAACATTCGACGCCTCCAATCGACTGGCGAGACCGGCCCCAGGCGTTCAACT is a window encoding:
- a CDS encoding FMN-dependent NADH-azoreductase — its product is MSILLVTSSPRGAASHSTHVATDLAQKLLAADPSARLVVRDLVANPLPHIDPDYSTGIYTPVEARTARQAEVVSVSDAALDELFAADTVILATGFINFGISSTLKSWVDHIARSGKTFSYGEGGPKGLVSGKKVYIVLASGGIYSEGAAVQMDHAIPYLRGVLGFLGMTDVEVIRVEGVGMGADAVAAALAKATAKVDAIAAAANANQAAAA
- a CDS encoding LysR family transcriptional regulator, which encodes MQPNPTLDQLQILVAVAETGSFSAAGRKLNRAQSVISYGIANLEAQLGLKLFEREGTREPQLTEIGRAMLEDARRMIGVLQRIRSRVDGHHQGLEAEVALSVDATLPSPVLVRVLKAFEAQFPAVMLRLHIGSLGVIPDHVVSGQADLGIGGLLGEVDVRLVRIGFMSIVLAAAPSHPLALLPKPVAIEDVREHTQLVVSDQSERTKGRDFGVFAYRTWRLTDPRTKHTLMREGLGWGGLPRWLIADDLASGRLVELDLEPFREVRTSLYAMHRNDRSPKPVAAWLIDQFKRQLGCFNEMEPGAWTEEEPETGRP
- a CDS encoding TetR/AcrR family transcriptional regulator gives rise to the protein MQQETARRSNRDRTEATRADLIRAARKLFTEKSYAETGTPEIVAAAGVTRGALYHHFADKQALFAAVVEQEAAMVAAEVDHASPDSLSAREALIAGSDAYLAAMREPGRTRMLLIDGPAVLGRAAMDEIDNRHGNRSLREGLVAAMRAQSVIKLPAEALTALLAAAFDRAALAIEAGASAKDYRTVLLALMDGLSPAPPPSTRPAPSR
- a CDS encoding VOC family protein, with amino-acid sequence MRTTSYYPVLMTGDVAGTAAFYVGHFRFKPLFASDWYVHLQSAEDRRVNLGIVQGDHETIPEEGRGRTSGLLINFEVRNPDAVYERVVAAGLPILSPLRDEPFGQRHFITKDPNGVLIDVIKPIPLSPEFRAQFVEGSSAS
- a CDS encoding trypsin-like peptidase domain-containing protein, which gives rise to MALAAEKIPSDDTLLDAYSSSVADAVDRIGPAVCRIERIGAGGHGSGFVIAQDGLVVTNFHVVGDARAVRVTMPDGAAREGHVLGRDPDTDIALVRADGSFADVAPLGDSKRLRRGQIAIAIGNPLGFEWTVTAGVVSALGRSMRASTGRLIDDVIQTDAALNAGNSGGPLVSSAGEVIGVNTAMIHGAQGIAFAVASNTANFVISEIIRFGRVRRAFIGVSADTTNLPRRAALLSQVTTNTAVRLRSVERNGPAAKAGLKEGDIIAAIDGRPVTGVDDLVRMLDAERIGRETLCTVVRRSGVSQVVVTPVARNS
- a CDS encoding S1C family serine protease, which produces MSINLSAFSDAIADVAAAAAPAVASFVTHHHRTASAFHWRDGFFIAAEEAVEAGEEVELTLASGENVKAELVGRDPSTGVALLKPASAAASLPQLPQGAAVRPGHVAIAVGNSEGAALAVLGTVGEVGPAWRSMRGGTIDRRINLAINTGGRFEGGPVLDAKGGLIGMLLFGPRRRALVMPYETIERAVATLREKGHVVRGYLGAGLHPIRNGDTRGAMVMSLDDSGPAKAAGLHVGDIIVAWNGEAVQGPRELIRRLGPDSAGTAVTLGILSGGVQHDVSITIGEKPLS
- a CDS encoding LuxR C-terminal-related transcriptional regulator, whose protein sequence is MATSAAQTIARPEPATHRLTALIALGDAGRAEQLADALAASDDLLPVIAGSSMGQTADVALVDEAALESRAVSPATPSVLLSRRAGHERSAGNVFATLPASADSLLIAAALRLAASGYRISRAGQSEAHGDFHGELSEDEATDDNQVRAALSPREAEVLALLAEGAPNKVIARRLNISVHTAKFHVAAILIKLGAANRTDAIATAMRQGLVLV
- a CDS encoding NAD(P)-dependent oxidoreductase, giving the protein MSLKGKTLFISGGSRGIGLAIALRAARDGANVTIAAKTAEPHPKLPGTIYSAAEEIEQAGGKALAVLCDIREEAQVADAVAKTVERFGGIDICVNNASAIQLTGTLETDMKRYDLMHQINTRGTFLVSKMCIAHLKLAKNPHILNLAPPLDMKAKWFKNHVAYTMAKFGMSMCTLGMSAEFAEAGIAVNSLWPISTIDTAAVRNLLGGATVAAMSRSPDIMADAAHAIFLRPSRQATGNFYIDEEVLRAEGVTDFSVYAPSGTDQLAGDFFVPDEVFANSQTKVKRIY
- a CDS encoding TIGR00645 family protein, giving the protein MKRLELAIESVILASRWLLVAFYLGLGLALATYALSFGKKLYEFVMSVFTLGDTDTILKMLGLIDAALVASLVVMVIISGYENFVSRFDAQDGEVHWLGTIDVGSLKVKVASTIVAISSIHLLQVFLNHASYTSDQLMWLTVMHLAFVFSALMLAYIDRVMALAKGKKAEAE
- a CDS encoding OmpA family protein: MPQDKLRKKKRDQQQQTETAPTEQTPKTEAPAGEPAQQAEPQQNNQQAAPAEGEQPLDKTKKRKKAFGEQPGTGQAVTGEQPSTKQPFGEGQATTGGQPATGEQPAQGGANAGAAAQGEAPANANEAPLFDSQKDVVRKRKGRQPTGQTENGQAGVEQGGTGQTGTQTEQQTGEQAQAPKPAPVDQGPPPTDDKAAQQAIAPEKIVPVTEEKGKRIELTPEQVVRDRRRPQGADVVKQFGDRVIVQFNNQTIVESNEAPRITRGARDVYYEDLPRGRTREIVERDNGVRIVTIRNRNGDVVQRSRIMPDGREYVLSYVDERYYQNVDDWRDPGDDLPPMRLDISRRDYILDSEEVEDPDEYYTFLEQPPVERVQRLYSIDEVKRSARVRDIARRIDLDTLNFDFGSATISDEEVQKLEGVATAMEKLLKKNPAETFLIEGHTDAVGTPDANLALSDRRAESVAEALTNAFGIPAENLTTQGYGEEYLKVNTSGPNRENRRVAIRRITSLVAPVASNNEQ